A region of Halalkaliarchaeum desulfuricum DNA encodes the following proteins:
- a CDS encoding cation:proton antiporter domain-containing protein, giving the protein MSSAVLAVTALVLALGVVGQLLSMKLQVPSVLFHILSGVLIGPHVLGLVSLETFGDGLFVIVGVGVAVIVFEGAFELKRERLQRAPQAVVGMVSVGAVVMFLGTAAVVHYLIGPGWEVALLIGALMIATGPTVITPILEVVTVREQVASVLEAEGIINDVTAAVLAVVIFELLVVGNGSYGSVFLGFLERVGVGVAAGLAVAAVVYYALTHLDISPDSAPHVTRLIVFAGIVGTYAIADTVAAESGVAAAATAGIVLGNVELPHRDAIESFERDIRAIVLSFIFIVLAALLDFGDIAQLGLAGVLVVVVVALVVRPGVVFLSVRSWRFTREEKLFLSLVGPRGIIPASVATVFAIQLQDAGQSEAAQALVGVVFLIIFATVVIQAGLARQIADRLGVIPMKVIIAGGGRVGRTLARQLEQRGENVVLVDIDRDVVREVRELGFTAHEGDATESDVLRSLGIDDAKIVVAATGDDNDNLLVSQLARSKFDIERVYARVNRPENVDAFDTLDVTAIDASLATAWSIDNEIERPAMAHWMNELGEGHEVVEIEVTAEDLAGKTIREVNEAIPSGCIVAVIGRGEDTHVPDADEMIEYGDHVTFLGDAEAVREAARRFHPHS; this is encoded by the coding sequence GTGAGTTCAGCCGTCCTCGCGGTCACCGCTCTCGTTCTCGCCCTCGGTGTCGTCGGACAGCTCCTCTCGATGAAACTCCAGGTTCCGAGTGTCCTGTTTCACATCCTTTCGGGGGTGCTGATCGGCCCGCACGTACTGGGGCTGGTCTCCCTGGAGACGTTCGGCGACGGACTGTTCGTCATCGTCGGTGTCGGCGTGGCAGTGATCGTTTTCGAGGGGGCGTTCGAACTCAAACGGGAGCGCCTGCAACGGGCACCGCAGGCCGTTGTCGGGATGGTTTCCGTGGGTGCGGTCGTCATGTTTCTGGGCACTGCGGCCGTCGTTCACTATCTGATCGGGCCGGGATGGGAAGTCGCGCTGTTGATCGGGGCGTTGATGATCGCCACGGGACCGACCGTGATCACCCCGATCCTCGAGGTGGTGACGGTCCGCGAACAGGTCGCGTCGGTACTCGAAGCGGAGGGGATTATCAACGACGTCACGGCCGCGGTACTCGCGGTAGTGATCTTCGAACTGCTGGTCGTTGGAAACGGATCCTACGGGTCGGTGTTTCTGGGGTTCCTCGAACGCGTCGGTGTCGGCGTCGCCGCCGGGCTCGCCGTCGCTGCCGTCGTGTACTACGCGCTGACGCATCTGGACATCTCCCCCGACTCGGCCCCGCACGTCACCCGGTTGATCGTCTTCGCCGGGATCGTGGGCACGTACGCGATCGCCGACACCGTCGCCGCCGAATCCGGTGTCGCAGCCGCCGCCACCGCCGGGATCGTCCTCGGGAACGTGGAGCTTCCTCACCGTGACGCCATCGAATCGTTCGAGCGCGACATCAGGGCTATCGTGCTGTCGTTCATTTTCATCGTCCTCGCGGCGCTTCTGGACTTCGGGGACATCGCTCAACTCGGGCTCGCCGGCGTCCTGGTCGTTGTCGTGGTGGCTCTGGTGGTGCGTCCGGGCGTGGTGTTCCTGTCGGTCAGATCCTGGCGTTTTACCCGGGAGGAGAAGCTGTTTCTCAGCCTCGTCGGGCCGCGCGGGATCATTCCGGCGTCGGTCGCGACCGTGTTCGCGATCCAACTGCAGGACGCGGGCCAAAGCGAGGCGGCCCAGGCGCTGGTTGGGGTCGTGTTTCTCATCATCTTTGCCACTGTCGTGATCCAGGCCGGGCTGGCACGGCAGATCGCAGACAGGCTCGGCGTGATACCAATGAAAGTGATCATCGCAGGCGGCGGCCGGGTCGGTCGCACGCTCGCACGGCAACTGGAACAGCGCGGCGAAAACGTGGTTCTCGTCGATATCGACCGCGACGTCGTCAGAGAGGTTCGGGAGCTCGGATTCACTGCCCACGAGGGCGACGCGACTGAATCCGACGTCCTCCGGAGCCTCGGAATCGACGACGCGAAGATCGTCGTCGCCGCAACCGGCGACGACAACGACAACCTGCTCGTGTCACAGCTCGCGCGGTCGAAGTTCGACATCGAGCGGGTGTACGCCAGGGTCAATCGGCCCGAGAACGTCGACGCGTTCGACACGCTCGACGTGACCGCGATCGACGCCTCCCTCGCGACGGCGTGGTCGATCGACAACGAGATCGAGCGTCCGGCGATGGCTCACTGGATGAACGAACTCGGAGAGGGGCACGAGGTGGTCGAGATCGAGGTGACCGCAGAGGACCTCGCGGGCAAGACGATCCGGGAGGTGAACGAGGCGATCCCGTCCGGCTGTATCGTCGCAGTCATCGGCAGGGGCGAGGACACACACGTTCCCGACGCCGACGAGATGATCGAGTACGGCGACCACGTGACGTTCCTCGGGGACGCCGAAGCCGTCCGGGAGGCGGCCAGACGGTTCCATCCACACTCCTGA
- a CDS encoding redoxin domain-containing protein: MVSQGQTAPDFIAPAVDGGRTVELVLFELIERYEAVVLLFAPCTFVPEPTAEWLAVERAGWPDHERIGTVGLSADSLYAAYAYADRYGFSFPIVSDFHGGVSDQYELLADEWESHGDVPRRAAVVVDGDWTVRAVETVEDPHDRVQPGPATRTADALEKCGIDVERPDVDYDIV, translated from the coding sequence ATGGTATCACAGGGGCAGACTGCACCGGACTTCATCGCACCCGCCGTCGACGGCGGTCGAACGGTCGAACTCGTACTGTTCGAACTGATCGAGCGTTACGAGGCCGTAGTGCTGCTTTTTGCCCCCTGTACGTTCGTCCCGGAACCGACCGCCGAGTGGCTCGCCGTCGAGCGGGCGGGCTGGCCGGACCACGAACGGATTGGGACGGTCGGGCTCTCGGCCGACAGCCTGTATGCGGCGTACGCATACGCCGACCGCTACGGGTTCTCGTTCCCGATCGTCTCGGATTTCCACGGCGGCGTCTCCGACCAGTACGAGCTGCTGGCCGACGAGTGGGAGAGTCACGGAGACGTCCCACGCCGGGCGGCCGTCGTCGTCGACGGCGACTGGACCGTTCGGGCAGTCGAGACTGTCGAGGATCCCCACGATCGGGTCCAGCCAGGGCCGGCAACCCGCACCGCCGACGCTCTCGAGAAATGCGGAATCGACGT